From a single Fulvivirga ulvae genomic region:
- the murQ gene encoding N-acetylmuramic acid 6-phosphate etherase, with the protein MNTNTTESPSNFDNLEQMSVRDILININNEDTTVPKAVMRAMPQIEALVPEIVKQLKKGGRLFYIGAGTSGRLGIVDASEIPPTFGMPHGVVIGIIAGGDQAIRKAVEFAEDDTEQAWKDMQEHQINHKDVVIGIAASGRTPYVIGGVRTAKEHGLVTGCITCNRDSELAGSVTFPIEVVVGPEFVTGSTRMKAGTAQKLVLNMISTTVMIQMGRVKGNKMVDMQLSNNKLVDRGTRMLMEELSIGREEAEVLLKEHGSVRKVIDFIRKNARD; encoded by the coding sequence ATGAATACCAATACCACCGAATCACCCTCCAACTTTGATAACCTTGAGCAGATGTCTGTTAGAGACATTTTGATAAATATTAATAATGAAGATACCACTGTACCCAAGGCTGTAATGCGTGCCATGCCTCAAATCGAGGCGCTTGTACCGGAAATAGTGAAACAGCTCAAAAAAGGAGGTCGTCTTTTCTACATTGGGGCCGGAACCAGCGGCCGTCTTGGTATAGTCGATGCCTCTGAAATACCTCCGACTTTTGGTATGCCACACGGAGTAGTGATTGGTATTATTGCCGGTGGTGACCAGGCTATCCGCAAGGCAGTAGAGTTTGCCGAGGACGACACCGAGCAGGCCTGGAAAGACATGCAGGAGCACCAGATCAATCATAAAGATGTAGTGATCGGCATTGCAGCCTCTGGCAGAACGCCTTATGTAATAGGAGGGGTGAGAACAGCAAAAGAGCACGGACTTGTAACCGGGTGCATCACCTGTAACCGGGATTCTGAGCTGGCCGGTTCGGTAACTTTTCCTATAGAGGTGGTCGTAGGACCTGAATTCGTGACAGGCAGCACCCGCATGAAAGCAGGTACCGCCCAGAAGCTTGTACTGAATATGATATCCACCACCGTGATGATACAAATGGGACGCGTGAAGGGAAACAAAATGGTCGATATGCAGTTAAGTAATAATAAATTGGTCGACAGGGGCACGCGCATGTTGATGGAAGAACTATCAATAGGTCGTGAAGAGGCAGAAGTGCTTTTGAAAGAACATGGGTCAGTGAGGAAAGTAATAGATTTTATCAGGAAGAATGCACGAGATTGA
- a CDS encoding alpha/beta hydrolase family protein, producing the protein MKLFRSFYSYSTFSVFTLLLLFLSGCGGDDDGEIAPEIVKLENSEALFSRSKEEMVTLANIAGYPELAAYLNYDISIYTITYKTDYLGQEIIASGLVAFPETGESVPMMSFQHGTMVKHSDAPTVDTQTYTFLASVASAGYIFLIPDFIGFGSSSDILHPYYRADITASSITDMMIAARELAYLEGYKFNGKAFLSGYSEGGFATMATHKAIEEDGLEGFELVASAPAAGGYDLKGMQEYFFSQEVYHQPYYMAYVALSFKNTYGWNQPLSDFFQEPYASEIPGYFDGTMSGGSINNKLDTVVADFIAPDFLNNVDTDPKYADIRAAFEENSVDNWVPQNKMFMYHGTADVTVPYQNSIDTYENLILAGASSTTVEFIAIEGADHGSGFFPYLQDVLGRFEALK; encoded by the coding sequence ATGAAATTATTCAGAAGCTTTTACTCCTATTCGACATTTTCGGTCTTCACATTATTACTCCTTTTCCTTTCTGGCTGCGGTGGCGATGATGATGGTGAAATTGCCCCGGAGATCGTCAAACTTGAAAATAGTGAGGCATTATTTTCGAGGTCGAAAGAAGAAATGGTCACGCTGGCTAATATTGCAGGCTATCCTGAGTTGGCAGCGTATCTGAATTATGATATTAGCATTTACACTATTACCTATAAAACAGATTATCTGGGTCAGGAGATTATAGCCTCCGGATTGGTGGCCTTTCCGGAGACCGGGGAGAGTGTACCTATGATGAGCTTCCAGCATGGCACCATGGTAAAGCATAGTGATGCACCGACCGTAGATACACAGACCTACACCTTCCTGGCCAGCGTTGCCAGTGCAGGATATATTTTCCTCATCCCCGATTTTATCGGATTTGGCAGCTCAAGTGACATACTACACCCCTATTATCGTGCTGATATTACGGCAAGTTCAATTACAGACATGATGATTGCTGCCAGGGAACTTGCATATCTCGAAGGCTATAAGTTTAACGGTAAGGCCTTTCTGTCGGGCTATTCAGAGGGAGGATTTGCTACTATGGCCACTCATAAAGCAATAGAGGAAGACGGCCTGGAAGGTTTTGAACTGGTAGCCTCTGCACCTGCTGCGGGAGGATATGACTTAAAGGGCATGCAAGAATATTTCTTTTCACAGGAGGTTTACCACCAGCCTTATTATATGGCCTACGTGGCACTTTCGTTCAAAAATACCTATGGATGGAACCAGCCGCTGTCAGACTTTTTTCAGGAGCCTTACGCTTCGGAGATTCCTGGCTACTTCGATGGTACCATGTCCGGTGGCTCTATTAACAATAAATTAGATACTGTGGTAGCAGACTTTATAGCACCGGATTTCCTGAATAATGTAGATACGGACCCTAAATATGCTGATATCCGTGCAGCATTTGAAGAGAATAGCGTCGATAATTGGGTGCCACAAAATAAGATGTTTATGTATCACGGTACGGCAGATGTGACTGTACCTTATCAAAACTCGATTGATACTTACGAAAACTTAATATTAGCCGGAGCCTCTTCAACAACCGTCGAATTTATTGCTATTGAAGGAGCAGATCATGGATCAGGGTTTTTCCCCTACCTTCAAGATGTGCTAGGCAGGTTTGAGGCTTTAAAGTAA
- a CDS encoding SprT-like domain-containing protein, with protein sequence MSEARFKSAVQKFLPEHSIDYCYKLWVEHGFTFKIKNKRASKLGDYRYDPKLKLHVITVNNDLNPYSFLITYIHEVAHLVTFSEYKRSVRPHGTEWKNNFKKLMLPMMSNHIFPDQVLRKLAQYLKNPKASSCNDHQLMRALQEHDENRSGVSLSEISAGQLFKFRQRVFRKETLRRTRYVCCEIKTQRKYLISKVAEVEPVG encoded by the coding sequence ATGAGTGAAGCACGCTTTAAGTCCGCAGTTCAGAAATTTTTACCAGAGCACTCCATTGACTATTGCTATAAGTTATGGGTGGAGCATGGCTTTACTTTCAAGATCAAAAACAAACGTGCCTCCAAGCTTGGGGACTACAGGTATGATCCTAAACTCAAGCTGCATGTAATCACTGTAAACAACGATCTCAATCCTTATTCTTTCCTGATCACTTACATTCATGAAGTGGCGCACCTGGTGACGTTCAGCGAGTACAAAAGAAGCGTACGGCCGCATGGTACAGAATGGAAAAACAATTTCAAGAAACTGATGCTCCCGATGATGAGTAATCATATTTTTCCTGATCAGGTATTGAGGAAACTGGCACAATACTTAAAAAACCCGAAAGCCTCCTCCTGCAATGACCATCAACTGATGAGGGCACTGCAGGAGCATGATGAAAACAGATCGGGCGTAAGCCTGAGTGAAATTTCCGCAGGCCAGCTTTTTAAGTTTAGGCAACGGGTCTTTAGAAAGGAAACCCTCCGAAGAACACGGTACGTATGCTGCGAAATTAAAACGCAAAGAAAGTACCTTATTTCAAAGGTTGCCGAAGTAGAACCTGTTGGATAG
- a CDS encoding cellulase family glycosylhydrolase → MIKINSYELSVLPKSGSTDVFKSRLKMFVNSRRSFILLVCGVMMSLTVYSQLPTAQQVAANMKVGWNLGNTLEAIGGETSWGNPMANQQLINSVKAAGFNTVRLPVSWDQYANQSNNQIDAAWMARVKEVVDYCISNDLYVILNIHWDNGWLEENVTTAQQQAVNVKQNAYWTQIANYFKAYNEHLLFASANEPRVEDATGMSVLLSYHQTFVNAVRATGGNNSSRTLIVQGPKTDIGTTNELMNTLPTDQIANRMMVEVHYYDPYQFCLMDNDESWGNVFYYWGNGYHSSTNTSRNANWGEESHVDERFGLMKAKFVDQGIPVIIGEFAAKKRSGIPEESLHIASREYYHKYVVQSAIDHGMIPVYWDHGQPEFGLFNRSTGAVVDQGNLDAIMEGAAGSCTPTQITPYVQLNGGPWAQTSSANLDAGGSVKFGPQPTRGGSWSWRGPNSFSATTREVTIANIQSNQAGDYVATYTNTAGCSSTNTFKVTINSSASSIVVRARGTQGDETIELRVGSQTVATWTLGTSYANYTASGNGAVSVHFTNDNGGRDVQIDYVTVGGTTYQSENQSTNTGVWQNSSCGGSNSEWLNCNGYISYATTGSSSARTAQAESGVSNVEEIVDIVIYPNPSREGNFSITVPKAMENATIHVFDNKGRQVYENVAERSGTFDINTNLKAGVYLVKLTSGKANLTKKLIVR, encoded by the coding sequence ATGATTAAAATCAACTCCTATGAATTATCTGTGCTTCCGAAATCTGGAAGCACCGACGTTTTTAAGTCCAGGCTGAAGATGTTTGTCAATAGCCGGCGAAGTTTTATACTTCTTGTATGTGGTGTAATGATGTCCCTTACCGTTTACTCCCAGTTACCAACTGCGCAGCAGGTAGCCGCCAATATGAAAGTCGGCTGGAACCTCGGAAATACCCTGGAAGCTATTGGAGGGGAAACCAGCTGGGGCAACCCCATGGCAAACCAGCAGCTTATCAATAGTGTGAAAGCTGCCGGGTTCAATACCGTACGCCTTCCCGTTTCATGGGATCAGTATGCCAACCAGAGTAACAATCAAATCGATGCAGCCTGGATGGCCAGGGTGAAAGAAGTGGTTGATTATTGTATCAGCAACGATTTGTACGTGATCCTCAACATTCACTGGGACAATGGATGGCTCGAAGAGAACGTGACTACGGCACAGCAGCAGGCCGTAAATGTGAAACAGAATGCTTACTGGACGCAAATAGCCAATTATTTCAAAGCCTATAACGAGCATCTGCTTTTTGCCAGTGCCAATGAGCCTCGCGTGGAGGATGCTACAGGTATGTCGGTATTGTTATCATACCACCAAACCTTTGTTAATGCAGTGCGTGCAACAGGTGGAAACAACAGCTCACGGACACTGATCGTGCAAGGGCCAAAAACAGATATAGGCACGACCAATGAGCTGATGAATACCCTGCCTACCGATCAGATAGCCAACCGTATGATGGTGGAAGTACATTACTATGACCCTTATCAATTTTGCCTGATGGACAATGATGAAAGCTGGGGTAATGTGTTTTACTACTGGGGCAATGGTTATCACTCCTCCACAAATACTTCCAGAAACGCCAACTGGGGAGAAGAAAGCCATGTGGATGAAAGGTTCGGATTGATGAAGGCTAAGTTTGTAGATCAGGGTATTCCGGTTATTATAGGTGAATTTGCCGCTAAGAAGCGTTCCGGTATTCCGGAAGAGTCACTTCATATCGCATCCCGGGAGTATTATCACAAATATGTAGTTCAGTCCGCTATTGACCATGGTATGATTCCTGTGTATTGGGATCATGGTCAGCCCGAATTTGGATTGTTTAACCGCAGTACCGGAGCAGTGGTTGATCAGGGCAATCTTGATGCAATTATGGAAGGTGCTGCGGGAAGCTGTACTCCCACACAGATTACACCCTATGTTCAGCTAAACGGAGGACCATGGGCACAAACATCCAGCGCAAACCTTGATGCAGGAGGTAGCGTAAAATTTGGCCCGCAACCCACCCGGGGAGGATCTTGGAGCTGGCGCGGTCCCAATTCCTTTAGTGCTACTACACGCGAGGTGACCATTGCTAACATACAATCCAACCAGGCAGGTGATTATGTCGCTACCTACACTAATACCGCAGGCTGTAGCAGTACAAATACTTTTAAAGTAACTATCAACAGCAGTGCGTCTTCCATTGTAGTAAGAGCCCGGGGAACCCAGGGAGATGAAACCATTGAATTACGTGTTGGCAGCCAAACCGTCGCCACCTGGACACTGGGTACATCATACGCTAACTACACTGCTTCGGGAAACGGGGCAGTATCTGTTCATTTTACCAATGATAACGGAGGAAGGGATGTACAGATAGATTATGTTACCGTTGGAGGAACAACCTATCAGTCAGAAAACCAGTCAACCAATACTGGTGTGTGGCAAAATAGCAGTTGTGGAGGCTCTAACAGCGAATGGTTGAATTGCAATGGGTATATAAGCTATGCTACCACTGGCAGTTCATCAGCCAGGACAGCCCAGGCTGAATCAGGTGTATCAAACGTGGAAGAGATTGTTGATATCGTTATTTATCCCAACCCATCGCGGGAAGGAAACTTTTCCATTACTGTTCCTAAAGCCATGGAAAATGCAACTATTCATGTTTTTGATAACAAGGGCAGACAGGTGTATGAAAATGTAGCCGAGAGAAGCGGAACATTTGATATAAATACTAACCTTAAAGCAGGGGTTTATCTTGTAAAGCTTACTTCTGGAAAAGCTAATTTGACTAAAAAACTAATCGTTAGATAA
- a CDS encoding sialate O-acetylesterase: MSVTNRLLLRTATLSFILFFIFHARCYAQITLSKVFGDNMVLQRDMKIPVWGSSAPGVLIVAELGGKQVTVKADQEGKWRVDFPKFKAGGPYTLKLYEKGKADGAIELSNILIGDVWLASGQSNMEWQVQQAQDAESEIAKANYPNIRFLFVEHDKKLTPQTDISSGQWKACDTTNVKQLSAVAYYFSRKIHQDQHVPIGIIQSTWGGTPVESWTSREKLLTSPITKSATLSNDTLTYDHFITDSLNSVRYWEILYQPRNNTDQVIPMAEYDDSDWNEIDMPGVFRDIGMAEYNGMVWLRKKVMLPKSFTKKDLTINLGHPEMNYSLYFNGTQICKNIWNANPTHYYTIPAVLVKNGKNTISVRMAVLWGGGGVNPPAGELYITDSVSRISLAGTWLYKKDLEPALPEILNYHYYPEVLFNAMINPLIPYGIKGFIWYQGEANVEAAYDYRTLFPMMIQDWRARWGQGDLPFLFVQLANFQVVKPQPSESDWAELREAQMMTLSLPNTGMACIIDIGEADDIHPLNKQEVGRRLALIANKLVYKQNIIASGPQYKSFKTEGNKVRISFTHTGSGLTTKDGKEVTGFAVAGEDKQFYWAKAEIDGDKVVVYADKVKSPKSVRYAWADNPVSNLINFEGLPAVPFRTDDWKGTE; the protein is encoded by the coding sequence ATGTCAGTAACAAACAGATTACTATTACGAACAGCCACTTTATCCTTTATACTATTCTTTATTTTTCATGCGCGGTGCTATGCGCAGATCACTTTATCCAAAGTATTTGGGGACAATATGGTTTTACAGCGAGATATGAAAATTCCTGTTTGGGGAAGTTCAGCACCGGGTGTGCTTATAGTGGCGGAGCTGGGAGGGAAACAGGTGACCGTAAAAGCTGATCAGGAAGGAAAATGGAGAGTGGATTTTCCGAAATTCAAAGCCGGAGGGCCTTATACTCTCAAGTTGTATGAAAAGGGAAAAGCAGATGGAGCCATTGAGTTAAGCAATATTCTGATCGGAGATGTCTGGCTGGCTTCAGGACAATCGAATATGGAATGGCAGGTGCAGCAGGCGCAGGATGCTGAAAGTGAAATAGCAAAAGCAAACTATCCCAACATACGTTTTCTATTCGTAGAACACGACAAAAAATTAACTCCACAAACTGATATTTCTTCCGGGCAATGGAAGGCTTGCGATACTACCAATGTAAAGCAACTCTCAGCCGTGGCATATTATTTTTCACGAAAAATACATCAGGATCAACACGTTCCGATAGGTATCATCCAAAGTACCTGGGGAGGAACACCGGTAGAGTCGTGGACCAGCCGGGAAAAGCTGCTTACTTCACCCATTACCAAATCAGCCACACTAAGCAACGATACACTAACCTATGATCATTTTATTACCGATAGCCTCAATTCAGTCCGTTATTGGGAAATCTTATATCAGCCCAGGAACAATACAGATCAGGTGATTCCTATGGCGGAATATGATGATTCTGACTGGAATGAAATTGATATGCCGGGTGTGTTCCGGGACATTGGCATGGCTGAGTACAATGGGATGGTCTGGCTTCGGAAAAAAGTAATGTTACCGAAATCATTCACCAAAAAAGATTTGACTATTAACCTGGGGCATCCTGAAATGAATTATTCACTTTATTTCAATGGCACGCAAATCTGCAAGAATATTTGGAATGCCAACCCAACACATTACTATACCATTCCTGCCGTGCTTGTGAAAAATGGGAAAAATACCATTTCCGTAAGAATGGCTGTATTGTGGGGTGGTGGAGGCGTGAACCCTCCTGCGGGTGAATTATATATTACTGACAGCGTTTCCAGAATTTCTTTGGCAGGAACGTGGCTGTACAAAAAGGATCTTGAGCCGGCATTGCCTGAAATACTGAACTATCACTATTATCCGGAAGTACTATTTAATGCAATGATCAATCCGCTTATTCCCTATGGCATCAAAGGGTTTATATGGTATCAGGGAGAAGCCAATGTGGAGGCTGCCTATGATTACCGGACATTGTTTCCAATGATGATACAGGATTGGAGAGCCCGTTGGGGGCAGGGCGACCTTCCTTTTCTATTTGTGCAGCTGGCCAATTTCCAAGTGGTAAAACCTCAGCCATCTGAGAGCGACTGGGCAGAACTAAGGGAAGCCCAAATGATGACATTGTCCTTGCCCAATACAGGTATGGCCTGCATTATCGACATTGGTGAGGCTGATGATATTCATCCGCTAAACAAACAGGAAGTAGGGCGGCGGCTGGCCTTAATCGCAAATAAGCTTGTGTATAAACAAAATATTATAGCCTCAGGTCCTCAATACAAAAGTTTTAAAACAGAGGGAAATAAAGTTCGGATTAGCTTTACGCATACCGGCTCTGGGTTGACAACAAAAGATGGCAAAGAGGTAACTGGCTTCGCCGTTGCCGGAGAGGATAAGCAATTCTACTGGGCGAAGGCTGAAATTGACGGAGATAAAGTGGTGGTTTATGCTGATAAAGTAAAATCACCCAAATCTGTACGCTATGCGTGGGCTGATAATCCGGTGAGCAACCTCATAAACTTTGAAGGACTGCCTGCCGTACCTTTCAGGACTGATGATTGGAAAGGGACAGAGTAG
- the der gene encoding ribosome biogenesis GTPase Der: MANIVAIVGRPNVGKSTLFNRLIEKRKAIMDDESGVTRDRHYGYAEWTGKHFTVIDTGGYVTGSEDKFESEIRHQVELALDEATVILFMVDSFAGLTDLDKDFAKVLRTSNKPIYLVANKADTTERIHMSSEFYALGMGDVYPISSASGSGTGELLDKVVKNFDEGEENPEEGVPRIAILGRPNVGKSSFLNALLGKERTIVTDEAGTTRDSINTHYKLYGKDFILTDTAGIRKKSKVKEDIEFYSVLRSIQALQDSDVCIFIIDAERGLEAQDMSIISLALKYRKGIMIMVNKWDLIEKENNTAEKYKKAILQKLGQLDYIPIIFTSVVKKQRIFQAIEKAIEIYDNRNSKISTSKLNEAILPEIENNPPPAIKGKYIKIKYITQLSAQTPAFAFFCNLPQYIKAPYERFLENKIRKNFNLEGVPIRLFFRKK; the protein is encoded by the coding sequence ATGGCAAATATAGTAGCTATAGTAGGACGCCCCAATGTAGGTAAGTCGACGCTTTTTAACCGCCTGATAGAAAAGCGGAAAGCAATCATGGATGATGAAAGTGGGGTAACCCGGGACCGCCACTACGGGTATGCCGAATGGACGGGCAAGCATTTCACGGTTATTGATACGGGTGGTTATGTCACCGGCTCCGAAGACAAGTTTGAGTCGGAGATCCGGCACCAGGTAGAGCTCGCTCTCGACGAAGCTACTGTAATCCTTTTTATGGTAGACAGCTTTGCAGGCCTTACCGATCTGGATAAAGACTTTGCCAAGGTTTTGAGAACGTCTAATAAACCCATCTACCTGGTAGCAAACAAAGCGGATACAACGGAGCGTATCCATATGTCAAGTGAATTTTACGCTTTGGGCATGGGTGATGTTTACCCAATCTCTTCTGCCAGTGGCTCGGGTACCGGTGAGCTGCTTGACAAAGTAGTGAAGAATTTTGATGAAGGTGAAGAAAACCCTGAAGAAGGCGTGCCCCGCATTGCTATCCTGGGCAGGCCTAATGTCGGAAAATCGTCTTTCCTTAATGCTTTACTAGGCAAAGAGCGTACAATAGTAACTGATGAAGCCGGCACTACGCGTGACTCTATAAATACACACTATAAGCTGTATGGAAAGGACTTTATACTTACCGATACCGCAGGTATCCGCAAGAAATCCAAGGTGAAGGAGGACATAGAATTTTACTCGGTACTCAGGTCTATTCAGGCTTTACAGGACAGTGACGTCTGTATTTTCATCATAGATGCAGAAAGAGGCCTGGAGGCTCAGGACATGAGCATTATCAGCCTGGCACTAAAATACAGAAAGGGTATCATGATCATGGTAAACAAGTGGGATCTGATAGAGAAGGAAAACAACACTGCAGAAAAGTATAAGAAAGCCATTTTGCAGAAATTAGGTCAACTTGATTACATTCCAATTATTTTTACATCGGTAGTAAAAAAGCAAAGAATATTCCAGGCGATCGAGAAAGCTATTGAGATCTATGATAACAGAAACTCAAAAATCTCCACTTCAAAACTTAACGAAGCCATACTTCCTGAAATAGAAAATAATCCTCCACCTGCCATAAAAGGAAAATATATTAAAATAAAGTACATCACTCAGTTATCCGCCCAAACTCCGGCGTTTGCTTTCTTCTGCAATCTGCCGCAGTATATTAAAGCCCCGTATGAGCGGTTTTTAGAGAATAAGATCAGGAAGAACTTTAACCTGGAGGGCGTACCAATTCGTCTATTTTTCAGAAAAAAATGA
- a CDS encoding vWA domain-containing protein → MMKVFYFFLSVFLSSIWVPLRAQSISHQTAGALNAYTEVTNKSVERLTEAMSCLESFRQAVTLYAERRHDYNFRNHKSACIDFIDDYYLQNQKTKAAQLTASDRAALSRPYDAMLKVYGTIVEKCREIETYVNLEHYTIDADMAWAEGKLREIQKEYANFRTAKHKLDVTIDDIYRKYQSYNPGNIHHVVEQRMRDAMQLESEMMDLWAYNLTPKIPVNGIPNAMVIRNLNLIDSMFRWSGVPKVSLYYKNFVHQMYHGAQSSKRYWLDRNIYENQLSDNHANSGYKAFLNDLNSALSFFNRFCTSNDDFRGIALTAYCPAFVLPDKPFEPKVEPVSYDTLTVSEITPIPANMEISPETAFALNSYVEFINNAVRVSKNIPHVCINYNHALNNAFHAQRNPSRFNYSYPDIPLSYYESALYNSKYIPEHYRNTLNRQAKQIWQIFDELQQSLKQLELITYDKADVKPVYEFIYSRLKRISYLVDQFNRQTDALYSKIKTIYDSYPKDMADPWMKTGTDMTALMDESRAIVETMYSYIRDSSGVLPSTDSLNHKATAAYLNKHNNLDGINAGKYGTSSGNIERYYNEIIDGARKLGQLSQTGFAANPYNDSRRGTSPSYTYQEFVYKYNHLIEFYFDNLVEIPDAEIPKSEFFNPYVDFEPVSLLKHQKKMTFYSFIPPEGMGSQGDEPEVAQVDELYVSMEGFAVNHLVLLLDVSSSMSDENKLPLLKKSLKRLLSIMREEDKMSIVIYSENARAVLKGASCKDRKVMRELDKLSSSGTTHIKDGVELAYKMAEKFRIEGGNNRIILATDGQFNIPESLYHLISEQAENDIVMSVFYYGNKNLMPEKVAKMAEAGNGKFSHVTTENTDLVLVKEAKAKRLGK, encoded by the coding sequence ATGATGAAAGTATTTTACTTCTTTCTATCTGTTTTCCTGTCTTCCATCTGGGTACCGCTCCGGGCCCAGTCCATCTCCCACCAGACCGCAGGCGCCCTCAATGCTTATACAGAAGTAACCAACAAAAGTGTTGAGCGCCTCACCGAAGCCATGAGTTGCCTGGAAAGCTTCCGACAGGCCGTCACGCTCTATGCAGAACGCAGGCATGATTACAATTTCAGAAACCACAAATCTGCCTGTATTGATTTTATTGACGACTACTACCTGCAAAATCAAAAAACAAAAGCAGCACAACTTACAGCCAGTGACAGGGCAGCCCTGAGCCGGCCTTACGATGCTATGCTCAAAGTTTATGGCACCATCGTTGAAAAGTGCCGCGAAATAGAAACATACGTCAACCTCGAGCATTATACCATAGACGCGGACATGGCCTGGGCAGAAGGCAAGCTGAGGGAAATTCAAAAGGAATACGCCAATTTCAGAACCGCTAAGCACAAGCTGGATGTAACCATTGATGATATTTACAGAAAATACCAGTCTTACAACCCCGGTAACATCCACCATGTGGTTGAGCAGCGCATGAGGGATGCTATGCAACTGGAATCGGAAATGATGGATTTATGGGCCTACAACCTGACACCAAAAATTCCGGTCAATGGTATTCCAAACGCGATGGTGATCCGGAACCTCAACCTGATCGACTCTATGTTTCGCTGGTCAGGGGTCCCGAAAGTAAGTCTGTATTATAAAAATTTCGTACACCAGATGTACCACGGGGCGCAAAGCTCCAAACGCTACTGGCTTGACAGGAACATCTACGAAAACCAGCTCTCCGATAACCATGCCAACTCCGGCTACAAAGCTTTTCTCAACGACCTGAATAGCGCGTTATCCTTTTTCAACAGGTTCTGCACCAGTAATGACGATTTCAGAGGCATTGCACTGACGGCCTACTGCCCTGCCTTTGTATTGCCTGACAAACCGTTTGAGCCTAAAGTTGAGCCTGTAAGCTATGATACCCTTACTGTAAGTGAAATCACTCCGATACCTGCAAACATGGAGATATCTCCCGAAACAGCATTTGCGCTTAACAGCTATGTAGAGTTTATCAACAATGCCGTACGGGTAAGTAAAAATATACCCCATGTCTGCATTAATTATAACCATGCCCTCAACAATGCTTTTCATGCACAGCGAAACCCCTCCAGGTTTAACTATAGTTATCCCGACATTCCGCTGTCATATTACGAAAGTGCACTATATAACAGCAAATACATCCCGGAGCACTACCGCAATACGCTAAACAGGCAGGCAAAACAGATCTGGCAGATCTTTGATGAACTGCAGCAGTCGTTAAAGCAGCTAGAGCTGATCACTTATGATAAGGCTGATGTCAAACCTGTTTATGAATTTATCTACAGCCGCCTGAAGAGGATTTCATACCTGGTCGATCAGTTCAACCGGCAAACAGATGCGCTTTACAGCAAAATAAAAACCATCTATGACAGCTATCCCAAAGACATGGCTGACCCATGGATGAAAACCGGCACGGACATGACGGCCCTTATGGACGAGAGCAGGGCCATTGTAGAGACCATGTATAGCTACATCAGGGACAGCTCGGGCGTGTTGCCATCAACAGACAGCCTTAATCACAAAGCCACGGCAGCCTATCTCAACAAGCACAATAACCTGGACGGCATCAATGCTGGAAAATACGGAACATCATCGGGCAACATTGAAAGGTATTATAATGAAATTATCGATGGTGCCCGGAAATTAGGCCAACTGTCTCAAACGGGTTTTGCTGCCAACCCCTACAACGACAGCCGAAGGGGTACCTCTCCTTCCTACACTTATCAGGAATTTGTATATAAGTATAACCACCTGATCGAGTTCTATTTCGATAACCTGGTGGAAATACCTGATGCGGAAATACCGAAATCGGAGTTCTTCAACCCTTATGTTGATTTTGAGCCGGTATCGCTGCTGAAGCACCAGAAAAAAATGACTTTCTATTCGTTTATCCCTCCTGAGGGTATGGGCAGCCAGGGAGATGAGCCTGAGGTTGCACAGGTGGATGAGTTATATGTTTCAATGGAAGGGTTTGCGGTCAACCACCTGGTTTTGCTGCTGGATGTTTCATCTTCCATGAGTGATGAAAATAAGCTGCCACTGCTCAAAAAATCACTGAAACGGCTGCTGAGCATCATGCGCGAAGAGGATAAAATGTCGATCGTTATTTATTCGGAAAATGCGAGAGCCGTATTAAAGGGTGCTTCCTGTAAGGACAGAAAGGTGATGAGAGAGCTTGACAAACTGAGTTCATCTGGAACCACACATATTAAAGACGGTGTTGAACTGGCCTATAAAATGGCTGAAAAGTTCCGAATAGAAGGTGGCAACAACAGGATCATACTGGCTACGGATGGTCAGTTCAATATTCCTGAATCCCTTTATCATCTGATCAGCGAACAGGCTGAAAACGATATTGTGATGTCTGTTTTCTATTATGGCAATAAAAATTTAATGCCTGAAAAAGTAGCTAAGATGGCTGAGGCGGGCAATGGAAAATTTTCACATGTTACCACTGAAAACACCGACCTGGTGCTGGTGAAAGAGGCTAAGGCCAAGCGGTTAGGAAAGTAA